Proteins from one Candidatus Zixiibacteriota bacterium genomic window:
- a CDS encoding D-2-hydroxyacid dehydrogenase has protein sequence MKTHEPLIVTCTYSREPEFARRLYDQVAADRLLSSRIRMHVPLERGEKEQILPETQVYATFRFSPEEFAVARRLKWIQIGMAGVDSALFPAMRDSNVIVTSSVGLHDETVPYVAWAFVLAFATGLHEAYRQKSAHIWDRRAVVVTRRILSQHLLLIVGTGRIGQRIALLAKHAGMTVWGVRRRTTGPKPHYFDRVFSRRALHSALRQADFVILIVPGGEATAQMIGAEELACMKPSAYLINMARGSVVDEPALIAALQNGTIAGAGLDVYATEPLPPNHPFYDLPNVAMTPHISGDTLDYPWRAAQLFLKNLRRYVTGKPLFNVVDKRRGY, from the coding sequence ATGAAGACACACGAACCGCTGATCGTCACCTGCACGTACAGCCGCGAGCCGGAATTCGCGCGCCGGCTGTACGATCAGGTCGCGGCCGATCGGCTCCTGTCATCGCGAATCCGCATGCACGTTCCTCTGGAGAGAGGAGAGAAGGAGCAGATTCTCCCGGAGACGCAGGTCTATGCGACATTCCGGTTCTCACCGGAGGAATTCGCCGTCGCGCGCCGTTTGAAGTGGATTCAGATTGGCATGGCCGGCGTCGATTCGGCGCTCTTTCCCGCCATGCGAGACAGCAATGTGATCGTCACATCGTCGGTCGGTCTCCATGATGAGACGGTCCCGTATGTCGCCTGGGCCTTCGTGCTCGCGTTTGCCACCGGGCTCCACGAAGCGTATCGGCAGAAGTCGGCGCATATCTGGGACCGCCGCGCCGTGGTGGTCACGCGCCGGATTCTGTCGCAGCACTTGCTGCTGATCGTCGGTACCGGACGCATCGGCCAACGGATCGCCCTGCTGGCGAAGCACGCCGGGATGACCGTGTGGGGCGTCCGGCGTCGCACCACCGGCCCGAAGCCGCACTATTTCGACCGTGTGTTTTCGCGACGCGCCCTGCACAGCGCCCTGCGACAGGCCGACTTTGTCATCCTCATCGTTCCCGGCGGCGAAGCGACTGCGCAGATGATCGGCGCCGAGGAACTGGCTTGCATGAAACCCTCGGCCTACCTGATCAACATGGCCCGCGGCTCGGTTGTCGACGAACCGGCGTTGATTGCGGCGTTGCAGAATGGGACCATCGCCGGCGCCGGGCTTGATGTCTACGCCACCGAGCCGTTGCCGCCCAACCACCCGTTCTATGACCTCCCCAATGTCGCCATGACTCCTCATATCTCCGGGGACACACTGGACTACCCGTGGCGCGCGGCGCAGCTATTCCTGAAGAACCTCCGGCGGTATGTCACCGGCAAGCCGTTGTTCAACGTCGTCGACAAACGACGGGGGTATTGA